The following coding sequences lie in one Stigmatopora argus isolate UIUO_Sarg chromosome 5, RoL_Sarg_1.0, whole genome shotgun sequence genomic window:
- the gp1bb gene encoding platelet glycoprotein Ib beta chain, with product MRGLLLLCLLLIFGAQGSLACPQHCSCQGNQVDCSGRSLTSAQLPAVFPAHATELRLHNNRLTTLPNGLLDHLPELRRVSLHGNPWSCDCGVLYLRGWLRRQAAGSFPGRPHVNCSSPPRLRGRLVEYLTEDEVLDSCHYWYCNLALTSQGFLFAFVLVQVALLVAVIVFLKRFERLSKEARRTEEESLTAEEANREMEGLPLNEWRS from the coding sequence ATGAGGGGGCTTCTTCTTCTGTGTCTACTCCTCATCTTCGGAGCTCAGGGCTCATTGGCGTGCCCCCAACACTGCAGCTGTCAAGGCAATCAGGTGGACTGCAGCGGCAGGTCTCTCACCTCGGCGCAGCTCCCCGCCGTCTTCCCCGCTCACGCCACCGAACTGCGCCTGCACAACAACCGTCTGACCACCCTCCCCAACGGTCTCCTGGACCACCTCCCGGAGCTGCGCCGGGTCTCCCTGCACGGCAACCCGTGGTCGTGCGACTGCGGCGTCCTCTACCTGCGGGGCTGGCTGAGACGTCAAGCGGCCGGGAGCTTTCCCGGCCGACCCCACGTCAACTGCAGCTCCCCCCCGCGCCTCCGGGGGAGGCTGGTGGAGTATCTGACGGAGGACGAGGTGCTGGACTCCTGCCACTATTGGTACTGCAACCTGGCCTTGACTTCGCAGGGGTTTCTCTTTGCTTTCGTGCTGGTGCAAGTGGCGCTCCTGGTTGCTGTCATCGTGTTTCTCAAGAGGTTCGAGAGGCTCTCTAAGGAAGCCAGGAGGACCGAGGAGGAGAGCCTCACAGCGGAGGAGGCCAACAGGGAGATGGAAGGCTTGCCTTTAAATGAGTGGCGTAGCTAA